The sequence TGAACACGTACAGGGTCAGGTCGGGCTGCTGGCCCTGAGAAGCCATGTGGAACCCGGCGGCCTCGGCGTGGTTCTGCACGCTGCGGGTAAGCGGTATGCCTTCGTACTTGATCACTTCCTGGGCCAGCTTGGGGTCCGAGTACACGGCCTGCACGGTTTTGGCTGCCGGCGAGAGTGCGCGGGCGCTCAGCAGGGCCAGCACCTCGTCGGCGCCGGGGTAGACCCGCACGTTGCCGGGGGCCACCTCGGCGGCGAACGCGGCCAGGCGCGCTCCTTCGGCGGGGGCGGGGCTGCCGGGCAGCGCATCGTCCCAGGCGATATGCAGTTCCTTGAACACGCCGGCGGCCGCCCAGCGGGTCAGCAGACGGGCCACCTCGAAGTTGCGCTCCCGGTCCACCGCGTCGGGATGGCGCGGAACGGTGATAAAGGCATAGATGGGCCGGCCCGTCTCGCGCTGCCACTCGCGCAGCGGCAAGAGGCGGCTGCGGACCCGCGCCGCCGAGTCGGTGCTTTTGCGCGACTGCACCAGTCCGCCGTAAGCCAGGGCGTCCAGCGCCACAATCAGCGGCTCATCCCGGCGTCCGGCACCCTCGGTCCGCAGCCACTCCAGCAGCCGCGCCGGGTCCGCGCCCTGCTGCGCCGTGCCCAGCAGCTCACGCGGAACCACTTTCAGGTCGCCGCTCCCCAGCCCAGCAATGGCCGCAGGTAGGCGGCTGGTAGCGGGACGCGAATCCAGCGGAATCAGGGTCTGGGCCCCGGCAGGCGCGGTCAGCAAGGCGGCGCTGAGGAACAGAGGGAAGATGCGGCTACTCATTCTTCCAGCCTAGGTGAGGTAGATGATACGCACCTGAAGGCGCCGCCTTGCGGCCGGAGCCAACTCCAGGGCCTCCGCCGCAAGGCCAAAAAAGAGTGCCCCGGCAGGGGCACGTGCAGGCACTCAGTTTTTCTGGACCAAGCTCTGGTCGTCGCGGAGCCAGAAATGACGTCCGGCGCTGTCTTGCAGCCGCACCACCACCTGCACATTCTCGCCGGGGCGCAGGCCCTGGGCGGGGCCCCGGCCTTCTATGACCCGGCAGCCTGCGCCGCAGCTGCTGGCCTCCCAGCGGCCTTCCGCCTGCCACACGCCGCCCTGCGTCACCAGGTAGACCGACTGCGCACTCAGCGGCAGCGAGCTGGCCGAGCTGCGCACCTGCACGCGGGCGCTTAGCTGCTCGCCGCTCAGCGTGGGGCGGGCCTCGGCACTCAGTGTGCGCCCGGCCAGGCTCAGCGTGGTGGGGGTGCGCAGTAGTTCGCCTGCGCTGGGGCCAGCTTGGCTTACACTGCCGCAGGCACTCAGCGGGAGCGCCAGCGCAGCGAGGAACAGGGCAGCCTTGGCCTTCATGTGAATCATCTTAGAGCAGTCTGGTTAAAACTCTCTGACAGAAGTCCTGCTTTATGAGAAAACGCAGCCCCAGTACCCAGTAGCCCATAAGCTGGTAGGCTACCAACCCGCAAGCTGTCCTTAAGGCCTACCGGACTGGCCCCGTCGGGCGCAGCCCTCAGAATGGAAACGATGCCTGCTCTCTGCTTGCCCTGCTCGCCTTGTCCACCCTGTCTGCCCAGTTGCGCCCGTTCCCGCCCCGGCCGGAGCCTGCTGTGACCGCCCATACCCAATCAGGGCTTCCCGCCCAGGAGGCGCTGGAAGCGGCGGTGCAGCGCACGGCCGACCGCTACGACGCCGTGATTATCGGGGCCGGGCCGGCCGGGCTCAATGCCGCTCTGGTGCTGGGCGGCGCCCGGCGGCGAGTGCTGCTGCTGGACGGCGGGCCGCCCCGCAATGTCCGCGCGCAGGCGGCCCACGGCGTGTTTACCCGCGACTGCACGCCACCCGCCGACCTCAAGCGTATCGGGCTGGAGCAGTTGGCGGCCTACGACGTGACTGTGTGCCAGGAAGCTGCCCGGCAGGTCCGCGAGTTCGGGGAAGGCTTCGGCGTGCAGCTGGCGACCGGGTGGGTGACGGCACGCCGGGTGCTGTTCGCCAGTGGCCTGCAGGACCTGCTGCCCCGGGTGAGCGGGCTGCGGGAGCGCTGGGGCCGCACTGTCCACCACTGCCCCTACTGCGACGGCTGGCCCAACCGGGAAGCGGCGCTGGCCGTGCTGGGCAGCCATCAAGAGGGGCACCACTTGGCCCTGAGCATGCGCAACTGGACTGACCACCTCACCCTGCTCACCGACGGCCCGGACGAGCTGACCCCGGAGCAGCGCCGCGACCTGCAGCGGCTGGACATCACCCTGGAGACGCGGCCCA is a genomic window of Deinococcus proteolyticus MRP containing:
- a CDS encoding DUF4127 family protein; its protein translation is MSSRIFPLFLSAALLTAPAGAQTLIPLDSRPATSRLPAAIAGLGSGDLKVVPRELLGTAQQGADPARLLEWLRTEGAGRRDEPLIVALDALAYGGLVQSRKSTDSAARVRSRLLPLREWQRETGRPIYAFITVPRHPDAVDRERNFEVARLLTRWAAAGVFKELHIAWDDALPGSPAPAEGARLAAFAAEVAPGNVRVYPGADEVLALLSARALSPAAKTVQAVYSDPKLAQEVIKYEGIPLTRSVQNHAEAAGFHMASQGQQPDLTLYVFNGGDPRRAALAVSALLRRGPVAVADVEKVNLGNTRLWKDLGTLQRDANLTALAAWGTPGNNLGSALAHAKLTLDGVDPARQQALLAREYANDLIYSTRLRAALRAAIPEAEMNTPAAQEKLMELAAEYFPLNLGGRYGLDQVNLPWGRSFEWDFDLSPAE
- a CDS encoding NAD(P)/FAD-dependent oxidoreductase produces the protein MQRTADRYDAVIIGAGPAGLNAALVLGGARRRVLLLDGGPPRNVRAQAAHGVFTRDCTPPADLKRIGLEQLAAYDVTVCQEAARQVREFGEGFGVQLATGWVTARRVLFASGLQDLLPRVSGLRERWGRTVHHCPYCDGWPNREAALAVLGSHQEGHHLALSMRNWTDHLTLLTDGPDELTPEQRRDLQRLDITLETRPILRLSGEDTLTVHFRDGDALELEGIFLNPSQGQRSHLPAALGLELDDKSRVVVNEHGMTSLRGVWAAGDMTGAPQYVMSAAASGMVAAVSLNSTLIHEDVREYGAAFHESPDEEPGVGEA